The Maridesulfovibrio zosterae DSM 11974 genome contains a region encoding:
- a CDS encoding PhoH family protein — translation MADKENKQVKLEFDDVGLASVLFGPQNSNLTLISRQSGVRVESKGNSLFLIAENEELIDPVAKSFTQLYSLLKSGKEIFPQDVEAAYRILCRDPGADLIKIFRDELFAVSPKKTLTPRTLTQRAYFSAIRENDMVFAIGPAGTGKTYLAVAMAVYALQRKEVKKIILTRPAVEAGEKLGFLPGDLVDKVNPYMRPLYDALYDMLDFNKVLEMIEENIIEIAPLAFMRGRTLSNAFVILDEAQNTTPEQMKMFITRLGFGSKAVITGDITQIDLPGKNASGLVEACNILQNIKGINFIKFEDTDVIRHPLVARIVKAYDSYECRGK, via the coding sequence ATGGCAGATAAAGAAAATAAACAAGTAAAGCTGGAGTTTGATGATGTGGGCCTGGCCAGCGTACTTTTTGGCCCCCAGAATTCAAATCTAACGCTCATTTCACGTCAATCCGGCGTAAGAGTGGAGAGTAAGGGGAACTCTTTATTTCTTATAGCTGAGAATGAAGAGTTGATCGATCCCGTAGCAAAATCTTTTACGCAACTTTATTCACTGCTTAAGTCAGGCAAGGAAATTTTTCCGCAGGATGTTGAAGCAGCTTACAGAATTCTTTGCCGTGACCCCGGTGCTGATCTTATCAAAATTTTTCGTGATGAGCTTTTTGCTGTTTCGCCAAAGAAAACACTTACTCCGCGTACACTGACCCAAAGGGCATATTTTTCTGCTATTCGTGAAAACGATATGGTCTTCGCTATTGGACCGGCAGGGACTGGTAAAACATATCTCGCAGTGGCGATGGCTGTGTATGCACTGCAGCGTAAGGAAGTTAAAAAAATTATTCTGACCCGTCCGGCTGTTGAAGCCGGTGAGAAACTTGGTTTTTTACCCGGAGACCTTGTTGATAAGGTTAATCCGTACATGCGCCCCCTTTACGATGCTCTTTATGATATGCTGGACTTTAATAAAGTTCTTGAGATGATTGAAGAAAATATTATCGAGATAGCTCCTCTTGCATTTATGCGAGGCCGGACACTAAGTAATGCTTTTGTTATTCTCGATGAAGCTCAAAATACCACTCCTGAGCAGATGAAAATGTTTATTACGAGACTTGGTTTCGGTTCTAAGGCTGTTATTACAGGAGATATTACCCAGATAGATTTGCCCGGAAAAAATGCTTCAGGTCTTGTGGAAGCCTGTAATATTCTTCAAAATATTAAAGGTATAAATTTTATAAAATTTGAAGATACTGATGTAATCAGACATCCTCTGGTGGCACGCATTGTTAAAGCTTATGATTCTTATGAATGTCGGGGTAAATAG
- a CDS encoding response regulator codes for MPRILVVDDDPISRQVLRAMLEKEGHHVSEADDGSKAVRDYDRSLIDLVITDIFMPEKEGVQTVRELMKENPDIKIIAVSGGSSSANYDSLDWIKMFGVKYTFTKPFNSKAIIAAVNDLLSQ; via the coding sequence ATGCCCCGGATTCTCGTCGTTGATGATGATCCCATATCACGCCAGGTGCTTCGGGCAATGCTGGAAAAAGAAGGCCACCATGTTTCTGAAGCTGATGATGGTTCCAAAGCTGTTCGTGATTATGACAGAAGTTTAATTGATCTTGTGATTACAGATATCTTTATGCCTGAAAAAGAGGGCGTTCAGACGGTCAGGGAGCTTATGAAAGAGAATCCTGATATAAAAATTATTGCTGTTTCCGGGGGAAGTTCTTCTGCAAATTATGATTCATTGGATTGGATCAAGATGTTCGGTGTAAAATATACATTTACTAAGCCCTTCAATTCAAAAGCAATTATTGCCGCAGTTAATGATCTCCTCTCTCAATAA
- the ybeY gene encoding rRNA maturation RNase YbeY, producing MSVNLSLECIPDANFPLAKREVMLMSDMLLDTLGLIGFDFDLKIVNDAAIAEVNEEFLGCVGPTNVLSFPFSETPDLNENNFLGEIVLSVDTLARETRLYGQIPEEHTVRLLAHAMLHLAGYDHGEEMYSLTDTAVDSVAPLFRQRTLGWH from the coding sequence ATGAGTGTTAACCTTAGCCTTGAGTGCATACCTGATGCAAATTTTCCGCTCGCAAAGCGTGAAGTTATGTTGATGTCAGATATGCTTCTTGACACGCTTGGCCTTATCGGCTTTGACTTTGACCTCAAAATCGTTAATGATGCCGCCATTGCTGAGGTCAATGAGGAATTTTTGGGATGCGTAGGACCTACTAACGTGCTTAGCTTTCCATTCTCCGAGACTCCTGACCTTAACGAGAACAATTTTTTAGGAGAAATAGTTTTGTCTGTGGATACATTGGCCCGTGAAACCAGACTCTACGGTCAAATTCCGGAAGAGCATACTGTAAGGCTGCTGGCTCACGCTATGCTGCATCTTGCAGGATATGATCATGGGGAAGAGATGTATTCTTTAACCGACACTGCTGTTGATTCCGTTGCTCCTTTGTTCCGACAGCGAACATTGGGTTGGCACTAG